A single Brassica rapa cultivar Chiifu-401-42 chromosome A04, CAAS_Brap_v3.01, whole genome shotgun sequence DNA region contains:
- the LOC103863352 gene encoding L-type lectin-domain containing receptor kinase S.4, which translates to METFVFIWLLFICFTHLASSITQDFSFVGFKNASPNLILSGVAGIADTGALRLTTDTSRMTGHAFYSTPIRFKPPGQNRTLSFSTSFVIVMVPEYVTLGGHGLAFAITSTPDLQNSLPSQYLGLWNSSRANFSSNFLAVEFDTVRDLDFDDINDNHVGIDINTLESSTSTPAGYFLPNSTKKELFLDSGRVFQAWVDYDSDKKRLDVKLSPISEKPTLSLLSYKVDLSSVFGDEMYVGFSASTGMLASSHYILGWNFNMGGEALSLSLPSLPRLPRPNKNKKSPGLILGVSLSCSLLIITVLVAAAMFFIKRAKDDDKVEEWELEFGPHRFAYRELKKATNGFGDKELLGSGGFGKVYKGKLQDSDEFVAVKRISHESRQGVREFMSEVSSIGHLRHRNLVQLLGWCRRRQDLLLVYDYMPNGSLDMYLFDENPKVILTWKQRFKIIKGVASGLLYLHEGWEQTVIHRDIKAANVLLDGEMNGRVGDFGLAKLYEHGSNPGATRVVGTFGYLAPELTKSGKLTTSTDVYAFGAVLLEVTCGRRPIETNALPEELVMVDWVWSRWQSGDIRGVVDRRLNGEFDEEEVVMVIKLGLLCSNNSPEVRPTMRQVVMYLEKQHPSPEVVPAPDFLDKNDSMCVDDGSGNVGEFEDFVDSARFLSRPHETTTSSIFSSADKTKTDRR; encoded by the coding sequence ATGGAGACCTTTGTCTTCATCTGGCTACTCTTCATCTGCTTCACACACTTGGCTTCATCCATAACTCAAGACTTCTCCTTCGTTGGCTTCAAAAACGCCTCTCCTAATCTAATCTTGTCCGGAGTTGCGGGGATAGCCGACACAGGAGCTCTCAGGCTCACAACAGACACAAGTCGCATGACCGGTCACGCCTTCTACTCCACACCAATCCGGTTCAAGCCACCCGGTCAAAACCGAACTCTCTCCTTCTCCACCTCTTTTGTAATAGTCATGGTTCCAGAGTACGTCACCCTTGGAGGCCACGGACTTGCCTTCGCCATCACGTCAACTCCAGATCTCCAAAATTCTCTTCCTAGCCAGTACCTAGGCCTTTGGAATTCAAGCCGAGCTAACTTCTCTAGCAACTTCTTAGCTGTGGAGTTTGATACCGTCAGAGACTTGGACTTTGATGATATCAATGATAACCATGTTGGCATCGATATAAACACTCTTGAATCAAGTACTTCAACTCCAGCTGGCTATTTTCTACCTAACTCAACCAAAAAGGAGCTTTTCTTAGACAGTGGTAGAGTGTTCCAAGCTTGGGTTGATTATGATTCAGACAAGAAAAGGTTAGATGTTAAGCTCTCTCCAATCTCCGAGAAACCAACGTTGTCTCTTCTCTCTTACAAAGTAGATCTGTCCTCTGTCTTTGGAGATGAGATGTATGTTGGTTTCTCTGCTTCGACCGGTATGCTAGCTAGTTCTCATTACATCTTAGGTTGGAACTTTAACATGGGTGGAGAAGCTTTGTCTCTGTCTTTGCCATCTCTCCCTCGGCTTCCACGTccaaacaagaacaagaagagcCCTGGCTTGATCCTTGGAGTGTCTCTCTCGTGTTCCCTGTTGATAATCACGGTTCTTGTCGCGGCAGCgatgttttttataaaaagggCAAAAGATGATGACAAAGTTGAAGAGTGGGAGCTTGAGTTTGGTCCGCATAGGTTCGCTTATAGAGAGCTGAAGAAAGCTACTAATGGTTTTGGGGACAAGGAGCTTCTCGGGTCTGGTGGATTTGGGAAAGTATACAAAGGAAAGCTTCAAGATTCAGACGAGTTTGTAGCTGTCAAGAGAATCTCTCACGAGTCAAGACAAGGTGTGCGAGAGTTCATGTCTGAGGTCTCAAGCATTGGTCACCTCAGGCATAGGAACCTTGTTCAGTTGCTAGGCTGGTGTCGAAGGAGACAAGATCTGCTTCTGGTATATGATTACATGCCTAATGGAAGCTTAGACATGTACTTGTTCGACGAAAACCCTAAAGTTATCTTGACGTGGAAGCAACGTTTCAAAATTATCAAAGGGGTTGCTTCTGGCTTACTTTACCTTCATGAAGGATGGGAACAAACGGTTATTCACCGCGATATTAAAGCCGCAAACGTTTTGCTAGACGGTGAAATGAACGGGCGGGTTGGAGATTTCGGTCTTGCTAAGTTATATGAGCATGGATCGAACCCGGGAGCTACAAGAGTGGTTGGTACGTTTGGGTACTTAGCACCAGAACTTACTAAATCAGGAAAGTTAACAACAAGCACTGATGTTTACGCGTTTGGAGCGGTTCTGTTAGAAGTAACTTGCGGGAGAAGACCTATAGAGACAAATGCTTTACCGGAAGAGCTTGTAATGGTTGATTGGGTTTGGTCAAGGTGGCAAAGTGGAGACATTAGAGGTGTTGTGGACAGGAGATTGAACGGTGAGTTTGATGAAGAGGAAGTGGTTATGGTTATCAAACTAGGGCTTCTATGTTCTAACAACTCCCCAGAGGTTAGGCCTACGATGAGACAAGTGGTTATGTATCTAGAGAAGCAGCATCCGTCCCCGGAAGTTGTCCCTGCGCCTGATTTTTTAGATAAGAATGATAGCATGTGTGTTGATGATGGAAGTGGTAATGTTGGAGAGTTTGAGGATTTTGTGGATTCAGCTAGGTTTTTAAGTAGACCGCATGAGACTACTACTTCGTCTATATTCTCATCCGCCGATAAAACTAAAACCGATCGGAGATGA